The DNA window TTAAGAGGTagaggccggcgcggggggcgggggcggaggccggcgcggggggcgggggccggcgccgggcgcgagggcggaggcaggcgcggagagcggaggccggcgcgggggcgggggcggaggcagaggccggcgcggggggccggAGGCtggcgcggggggcggaggcggaggccgggggcagggggtggtggcggaggcgcgggggcggggggcggaggcggagacgctgggggcggaggcggaggccgggggcggggggcggaggccggcgagTGGGGCGGAAGCCGTAGAAGCTGGTCCGCTCCCGCTGCTCACCGACGCGCATTTTGTGAAGGAGGTGGGTAAGCGCTGCCGGGGGAAGCGGTCCAGAAGCCCAGCGTTTGGGCAGCCCACAGCTTAAAATTGATGAGAAGCTGGTTCACAAGCTGTGCCAAACAGGTCAGTGAAGGAACTAACTGCTGCTGCCATCATCCAAACATGCCCATAATAATGACAATGCAACAACTGTATAAGAACATGCTTACTCTGCGTGTAACAGGGGCTGCAACATACCAACATTGCTCATGTTGTCTACAAGACCTACTGTTGACAGTAACGATGGCTGCTCGAGAGATCCATATATTGGGCACAAGCTTAcagggggaggggagggggattCTTTGAGAGTACAACCATAATGTATCTCAAACCATCTAATGCATTTGCTACTTTACCAGCCCGTTGGATCTTGAGTACTCAAAGCTGTACTTCTGTGTACCAATCGTTGCATAAAAAGAGAGCTACAGCCTCCGTcttaaattataatttattttacatatattttttgttttgacttttctaaatacatatattttgctatgTAGCTAGATGTACACTATGTttaaatatataaaaaaaattatgtatctgAAAAAGTCAAAACGAATTGTATTGTAATTTGGAACAGAGGAAGTATAACATAATTAATTGTGAAGAGCAAACGAAGATTCATGATGCTGCGATACTTTCATTGTTTAATGCCCTAGAGCAAACCAACGAGCACTAGAAAAACACTCTGATTTCATTGTATATGCTGTTTCACACCGGAGTTTCCAATATGAAACAGCATCGCAGCGTGCTTTAGCCAACTTTCCAAAAAAAAACATGGGTACATACATAAAGGTTGATGGATAACACCAATACAACAACAATGGAGGTACATCATGTTGCTAGACAAAACCAACGTGTCTGACATCTTCCATCACTGTGGCTCACAACAAGTATCAATAAGCTCATAATTCTCAATGAAAGAAAGTGCAGAAAGAAATCTTATGCTACCGGGAACCACACTGTAGTCTGCTGAGACAAATAGCTCCCACAGACAGGAACAACACTTGAGCACTAGGCATCCATGTGTTATCCATACCACAATCCATGGATGGATACATCCATCTCATCAAGTACACTCCAGGATAAGCAGTAGAATACAATTCTGGCCATTGGCCGATGGGCGTGAGGCATGACTTATCAGACTTTTTTTTATGGAACGGCTTATCAAACTTTTAAGCGTAATTAACTTCTAATAAATGGACGATGCACCATTGCCTTTACTATTTGATACTTGATAGATCACAGGGGGTCAGGACATTAACACATTCTTAGCTAGTAACATTGCAAGAAAGCAATGCCAACCTTCAACTACTGCTGTCCTCAGATATACAGCCAATGATTTGCAAATACAAGTGATAGGCACATCCATATCATGCTCACTACCTGCGTCTTAGATCTCTCtgaaaaaggaagaaaaagaaactgTAAGTTTGAGACACGGCATTTTTCCTGACAAGTCACGTACTACTGTTTGAAGGTACTGGGTTCACTTAAAATATGCTGTCCAGATAAGAAATGTTTGGATATATATGAAGCACTGAATCTTTCTGTCTCAAACTGCTATGTATTAAGCTACTGAATTATATTGGGTCACCAATTTTGTGCACATCATCTTAGATTCTTAAGAGTACATATTGATGCAGACAACTACTTCCTAGAAGCCACGAGCAAGCAGAAACTGAATCTAAAAGTGAAGACTTACTCTTGGACCACGGTCTGTAACTGGTGTTGGCCTGCTCCCTGTAGTATCTGCTTGCTGAATCATCTGTGGACTATCGTGCTTATAGAATGCCTGCAAAGTTCTCACCATGAAAGGACGGACAATGTTCACTTCCATTGCAGACAGATTTTTGAGCTGTGAAAACAGAAACAAGTTGCATAAGGTATAGTTGGTGCCTGACCAATGAAGCAGGCAGTTAAGCTAGTATGAAAGACAGATACAATGGAAATGTAAATTACATCCAATCCAATAATAACTTGATCAGAATCTGAGGAACCAAGAAAGACAGTTGATTTAGCTCCTGCAATCCGGAAGGGGGAAACGTTACCTTTACAGCATGAGTGCGTCCAGATATTGTCTCTAATCCAGTCTCGACCTTGTGGAATCTGACATctctgatgtcctcaatcaaAGATCTCACCTGCGTCATGATCACAACTAGGAGTAAGCAATTATTCAATACGATTGGGACTTGCTGGACACAAGAAACAAATTTGTAAACTCACCAAGTATGCATCTGAGATGTCATCACGTGCACTGCAGGAGAATAATGAGAGTGAATTAGGTTTAAGTTAACAATGTGTTAGCATCAAAGGGATGGGGTGAGGCAGTGCTTACTGATCAAACAGCAGCTTAGAAATTTCAATATAGTGGAATGGTAATGGCTGGAATTCTCGAGGGGACTCTCTCTCTGCTTCCAGTACCTGAGTCAAACGGTCTAGCAACAGGTAATGGTGGTGTTAGTACCCCGCACGATGTATGAAGTAGATACAGGGATAAAACACAACGCAGCCACACATTGAAATCAGTAACCAATACAATTATACAACCAAGGAATGCTTTCACAGGAGCCGGGGCAAAAGAACATAAACAAGGAGGCACGCAAAGCACTGACCAACAGTCATCCAATCCGGGGTGCGGATGGTGCACTTGCCACGCTTCTTGAGCGCGACAGCGAGCCAGAGCGGCACCTTGGTCAGGATTTGCGGGTAGAAGGGCCCGAAGTCCCCCTGcacggcagcggcagcggcagtgGCAGTGTGAGATGCTGCATGTAAAAATGGG is part of the Panicum hallii strain FIL2 chromosome 2, PHallii_v3.1, whole genome shotgun sequence genome and encodes:
- the LOC112882348 gene encoding DNA replication complex GINS protein PSF2, with the translated sequence MAGQSDPHLSIFSPSEVEFVAEDEIVDIVPNIRMDALNMICGDFGPFYPQILTKVPLWLAVALKKRGKCTIRTPDWMTVDRLTQVLEAERESPREFQPLPFHYIEISKLLFDHARDDISDAYLVRSLIEDIRDVRFHKVETGLETISGRTHAVKLKNLSAMEVNIVRPFMVRTLQAFYKHDSPQMIQQADTTGSRPTPVTDRGPRRDLRRR